From the Leptolyngbya sp. O-77 genome, one window contains:
- a CDS encoding PAM68 family protein: MASSTPPDPNSSSSDASARKALPFEPKKRLKKSEESGAAGKQSETGANPKKAPKSASKPAVKAPSKPAPPKAKPSGSASDAALKKSAATRASMAIPDAVSKRMARRMAIFCGVPSFLAIATFVVSYYIVSQHLMDLPTSAVLLVSLGFFGLGVLGLSYGLFSASWEDEPGSLLGTSEFRTNLGRTIAAWRSQRPQS, from the coding sequence ATGGCATCTTCTACTCCACCAGACCCCAACTCCTCTAGTTCAGACGCTTCGGCTCGTAAGGCTTTACCTTTTGAGCCGAAAAAGCGCTTGAAGAAGTCTGAAGAGTCTGGCGCTGCGGGTAAACAGTCAGAGACTGGCGCGAACCCCAAAAAAGCGCCCAAATCTGCCTCAAAACCAGCCGTAAAAGCCCCCTCCAAGCCAGCACCTCCGAAGGCAAAACCCTCGGGGAGCGCTTCTGATGCTGCTCTCAAGAAATCTGCGGCCACCCGCGCATCGATGGCGATTCCTGATGCAGTGAGCAAGCGCATGGCTAGGCGGATGGCAATTTTCTGCGGCGTGCCGTCGTTTTTGGCGATCGCCACCTTTGTCGTCAGCTACTACATCGTCAGCCAGCACCTCATGGATTTACCCACGTCCGCTGTGCTGCTGGTTAGTTTGGGCTTTTTTGGGCTGGGCGTGCTGGGGCTGAGCTATGGGCTGTTTTCGGCCTCTTGGGAAGATGAACCGGGCAGCTTGTTGGGCACGTCGGAGTTTCGCACTAACCTGGGACGCACCATTGCCGCGTGGCGATCGCAGCGCCCTCAGTCCTAA
- the rpsO gene encoding 30S ribosomal protein S15: protein MALLQERKQQIISDYQIHETDTGSADVQVAMLTERINRLSTHLKENKKDHASRRGLLKMIGQRKRLLAYIQKHDPDRYRALIGKLGIRG from the coding sequence ATGGCACTCCTGCAAGAGCGCAAGCAGCAGATTATTTCTGATTATCAAATTCACGAAACGGACACTGGATCGGCAGATGTTCAGGTGGCCATGCTGACTGAGCGCATTAACCGCCTCAGCACCCATCTCAAAGAAAACAAAAAAGACCACGCTTCTCGTCGGGGCTTGCTGAAGATGATCGGTCAGCGCAAGCGCCTGCTGGCCTACATCCAAAAACACGATCCAGATCGCTACCGCGCTCTAATCGGCAAGCTGGGCATTCGTGGTTAG
- the ruvA gene encoding Holliday junction branch migration protein RuvA: MISYLKGAIAAVQKLSSNRVILTLEVNQVGYDLQITPRMLQTLPGAGELVQVFTHQQVKEDQIVLYGFGSLAERDLFRQLISVSGVGPQLGMALLDGMGLQDLVQAIVSGNTRLLSRTPGVGAKTAERLALELKTKLADWRTQSGLSTTPDAAPVGSVQEDVELTLLALGYSSGEIMQALRAVGQKTALAKNADAEQWIREAIAWLSQ, encoded by the coding sequence ATGATTAGCTACCTCAAGGGCGCGATCGCCGCTGTACAAAAGCTGTCGAGCAATCGCGTCATCCTGACACTGGAAGTGAACCAGGTTGGCTATGACCTGCAAATCACACCGCGAATGCTGCAAACGCTGCCGGGGGCGGGTGAGCTGGTGCAGGTGTTTACCCATCAGCAGGTGAAGGAAGATCAGATTGTGCTGTATGGCTTTGGGTCGCTGGCAGAGCGAGATCTGTTTCGTCAGTTGATTAGCGTCAGCGGCGTGGGGCCGCAGTTGGGGATGGCGCTGCTGGATGGCATGGGGCTGCAAGATCTGGTGCAGGCGATCGTGTCGGGCAACACGCGGCTACTATCGCGGACACCAGGCGTGGGCGCAAAAACGGCAGAGCGGCTGGCGCTGGAGTTAAAGACTAAGCTGGCAGACTGGCGCACCCAGTCGGGACTTTCCACGACACCAGATGCTGCGCCCGTGGGCAGTGTCCAAGAAGATGTAGAACTAACGCTGCTGGCGCTGGGCTATTCCAGTGGCGAAATCATGCAAGCGCTGCGGGCCGTGGGGCAAAAAACGGCGCTGGCGAAAAATGCCGATGCAGAGCAGTGGATTCGAGAGGCGATCGCCTGGCTGAGCCAATGA
- a CDS encoding TldD/PmbA family protein produces the protein MPILVSDLANQVQESARHLGIQKYDIYGASVDETSVQVDQGEPKQVKASQRSSVTVRVWNPEGTLGITSTTDVDPTGLELALKTAYDASFFGMKENVPDFSPEATAPLAGQEDDRVSPASVSDLIAALVEAEKELLAAHPAIASVPYNGLSQRDMERFYLNSEGAVRRQGQSIASIYLYSKTEQEGKKPRSAGSFEVSRGLAQLDIQKCIQETAEKTISHLDYEKIPTGKYQVVLSPDAFLSLIGAFSNLFNAQNILDRQSLSTPESLGSAIASPLLSLCDDALHPENIGGELFDGEGTPTRRVSLIDQGILTSFLHSAGTAKRLNAQPTGHANMGAKVTVGSHFYHVLPGTADPAFDLNTANNVVFIDDLHALHAGVQALQGSFSLPFDGWLIRDGQRTSIESATVAGDFRQLLKSIIHIEPELERVGAGLSPRVWIEELSITGE, from the coding sequence ATGCCGATTCTCGTTAGCGATCTTGCCAACCAGGTTCAGGAGTCTGCTCGCCACCTGGGAATTCAGAAGTACGACATCTACGGCGCGTCGGTGGATGAAACCAGCGTCCAGGTCGATCAGGGCGAACCCAAGCAAGTGAAGGCATCGCAGCGATCGAGTGTAACGGTGCGCGTATGGAACCCGGAAGGCACGCTGGGCATCACCTCGACAACGGACGTAGATCCGACGGGACTGGAACTGGCGCTGAAGACAGCTTATGATGCCAGCTTTTTTGGCATGAAGGAGAATGTGCCCGACTTTAGCCCGGAGGCGACGGCTCCGCTAGCGGGACAGGAAGATGATCGCGTGTCGCCTGCGTCGGTGTCTGACCTGATCGCGGCGTTAGTCGAAGCTGAGAAAGAACTGCTGGCAGCGCATCCGGCGATCGCCTCTGTGCCTTATAACGGTCTGTCGCAGCGGGATATGGAACGGTTTTATCTGAACAGCGAAGGCGCAGTGCGGCGGCAGGGGCAATCTATTGCGTCGATCTACCTCTACAGCAAGACAGAGCAGGAGGGCAAAAAGCCCCGCAGCGCCGGGTCTTTTGAGGTGAGTCGGGGGCTAGCGCAGTTGGATATTCAGAAGTGTATTCAGGAAACGGCCGAGAAGACGATCAGCCACCTGGATTACGAGAAGATTCCTACTGGCAAATATCAAGTTGTGCTGTCGCCCGATGCCTTCTTGAGCCTGATTGGAGCGTTTTCTAATCTGTTTAACGCGCAGAATATTCTCGATCGGCAAAGCTTGTCTACGCCAGAGTCACTGGGGAGTGCGATCGCCTCTCCACTGCTCTCGCTCTGCGACGACGCGCTGCATCCCGAAAACATCGGCGGCGAACTATTTGATGGCGAGGGCACGCCCACCCGCCGCGTCTCGCTGATTGATCAGGGCATATTGACCAGCTTTTTACACAGCGCTGGCACGGCCAAGCGCCTGAACGCGCAGCCCACCGGCCACGCCAACATGGGCGCAAAGGTGACAGTTGGCAGCCATTTCTACCATGTCTTGCCGGGAACCGCCGACCCCGCCTTTGACCTCAATACGGCTAATAATGTGGTGTTTATCGACGACCTGCACGCGCTTCATGCTGGGGTACAAGCCCTCCAGGGTTCCTTCTCGCTGCCTTTCGACGGTTGGCTGATCCGCGATGGGCAGCGCACCAGCATCGAATCCGCGACGGTCGCAGGCGATTTTCGCCAACTGCTCAAGTCCATCATCCACATCGAACCAGAGCTGGAACGGGTCGGCGCTGGCCTCAGCCCCCGCGTGTGGATTGAGGAACTGTCGATTACCGGTGAATAG